TGTCAAAAATAAAGATAAACAGTCTCAGGACAAATAATCGGCAACGACTAAGGCGAGTGTCACTCTGTGTTTGATATCGGCTTTTTAGAACTATTGGTAGTTGCTGCCGTGGCCCTGTTGGTGGTTGGCCCTGAGCGACTGCCCGATGCGGTGCGTACCACTTCCCGCTGGTGGTCCGGTTTGAAGCGGACCTTACATAGTGCTCGCGAAGAATTGGAGCGAGAGGTTGGAGCCGATGATATACGGCGTGAACTTCACAACGAGCGCATTATGCGTGAGATTGAGGAGAGTCGTCGTGAGATGGAGCAAACCTTTAGCGAAGCCAATAAGGAAGTTCACGACGCGCTTAATCAGCCTGAAAAACCACAAGTTGCAGGGACACCAGTAGAAAAACAGGCAGCTGGAGTAAATCATCCTGAGGCACCAAAGCCTGAAAAGGCGATAGAAGAACCTGCTCATCCTCGTGCAGAGCAGGAGGATTATTTGCCAGAACAGGATGAAACTGCCGAGGAGTTACAGGACCCCGAATACCCGGAGCATTGGCATGATTTTGGGGACCCGGATTTAAACCCGGACCATCCTGAAAACATCGATGAAGATGAAGAAGAAAAACAAGGCGAGAAGAAAACATCGCAACAGGAAAAAGATAGCCAGTCATGAGCGATCAGCCCCAAGATAAACATCAGCCTTTTATCGACCACCTGATCGAACTGCGTGATCGCCTATTGCGAATCCTTTTGGTCGTATTGGTCTTATTTGTCTGCTTGATGCCGTTTGCGTCTGAAATTTATAATTTTATTGCCCACCCACTACAGGAGCGTTTGGCGGGTGATGTTGGAATGATCGCTACAGAGGTGACTTCCACGTTCCTTACTCCGTTCAAAACGACCTTTATAGTTTCTTTTTTTATCGCAATCCCTTTTGTGCTTTACCAAGTTTGGTCATTTATTGCCCCGGGGCTGTATAAAAATGAAAAACGTATTGCTATTCCATTATTAATTAGTAGCGTCGCACTTTTTTATATCGGCATTGCATTTGCGTATTTTGTGGTCTTTCCCCTTCTGTTTGATTTCTTTGTTGGAACTGCTCCAGAAGATATTAAGGTAATGCCAGATATGCGCAGTTATCTGGATCTGGTGCTGAAACTTTTCTTTGCTTTTGGTTTTGCTTTTGAAATCCCTATCGCGACAGTCCTACTGATCTGGAGTGGGGTAGTGGATGCCAAGACCCTGGCAAGTAAGCGCCCTTATGTGA
This DNA window, taken from Microbulbifer sp. VAAF005, encodes the following:
- the tatB gene encoding Sec-independent protein translocase protein TatB, whose product is MFDIGFLELLVVAAVALLVVGPERLPDAVRTTSRWWSGLKRTLHSAREELEREVGADDIRRELHNERIMREIEESRREMEQTFSEANKEVHDALNQPEKPQVAGTPVEKQAAGVNHPEAPKPEKAIEEPAHPRAEQEDYLPEQDETAEELQDPEYPEHWHDFGDPDLNPDHPENIDEDEEEKQGEKKTSQQEKDSQS
- the tatC gene encoding twin-arginine translocase subunit TatC, with the translated sequence MSDQPQDKHQPFIDHLIELRDRLLRILLVVLVLFVCLMPFASEIYNFIAHPLQERLAGDVGMIATEVTSTFLTPFKTTFIVSFFIAIPFVLYQVWSFIAPGLYKNEKRIAIPLLISSVALFYIGIAFAYFVVFPLLFDFFVGTAPEDIKVMPDMRSYLDLVLKLFFAFGFAFEIPIATVLLIWSGVVDAKTLASKRPYVIVGCFLIGMLLTPPDIISQSLLAFPMWLLFEIGILFGRWMKSSPKDKPAT